The DNA sequence caTTATCTGCAATCATGGTatcatccacattaatgtagaagtgtggAATAGTATGCTGGTGTTTTTGAAATCCCTGACACCAGGGGTACATGTTTAGTgccacagaaaaagacaatgAGTGCTTGCTTTCATGACGAGCGCCCCAATATGCGCAACCGTGAAATGCGTTTTATGCAAGGATCCTGAGGCCTGTCATCTCCAGGGCCCTATCCCTTGATGTGTACAGTGATATAACATGACGTCATGTCATTGGCAAATTCTTTATATTTGTGAGTCCTCTCAGGTCCTCACTGGAGATCAACCTCCTGCGAAAAAAGAAACATTTATTATATATTCTTTACTTATTTCAAGGAGCGGCAAAGTTGTCTGAGGTGGTGATGCTGACTGATGTAATGTGACAGATTCGGGAGGCCTCCAGGGGAGcccttctcttctctgttctctccgTGATGCTCATATCACAAGCTGTGTGCTGCTCCAGACGGAGCTTGGCACGTCCCTGACAATAACGCACTCCATCTCGGACTCTGGGCGCCCAGGACCTGAGGGTACCAGTAACTGCCCATGGCGCTATTCGGACATGCTACCTCACCAGGAAACTGCAGACTTTAGACGGCTATGATTTGGATTTGGAAATGCGATCTTAAATATTTTACAATCTGTACAATCTACAGAGTGGCAGAGCCGAGATTCAAGGATACTTCCTTCACATGGTTAGGAAATAACAGTTGTTGAACTTCCCTTTGGCGCAATTCTgcaataatacgaaatgctctgagaccacgttCAATTCTGAGAAGCACCTGTCAATTGCCTAGTGCACATTATCTAATTGGACAAGGATTTGGCAACTATGGAATTAAGTTGTCAAAGAACAATGTTTCAAACTTGTGAGTTGAGGTTTGGCGTTGGTTCTGTCGTCTCCGATGTGGTAGCCTAAACATCAATGGATACATCAATTTGGAATACAAGTCCCTATTGTCGCGTGTTTCAGGATAAACAATGCTAGTACTACTATTGAGATTACTGTGCTTTTCACTTTGTAGCGAGGTTGTTTTCACTCACATACACGGGGAGAAGACAAAGACACATTTTACTCCTAGACATGAGTATGCCGTCGCTAACGGGAATGTACACAAAACCAATAGTAGCCAGAGCTGGCACTCGGCGTATGGCAGAGTTGTCAACGAAATGGACAGTAAAAGGGTGCATACCTCAACTGCATCGTCTTGGGATGTGGTTAGGTCATGGGTGGATAAAAGGAATGGGACTTCATTTAATATGAAAAGAGTTATGAATGAAAGAACAATAGTGCGCAAAAGCAATTCGTCAAATGGAACCGAATATGTTACGTTACTCGAGGATGAAGAGTCAGAGAGGCGCAAGGTGGAAAAGTTGGACACAGAGAAGCATGCAACCATGGAAACGCGGGATGGTGTATATGGTCATTTAACCCCCTCCATGAGACATAAGCGAGGAGGACACCACCATAACGAGCACAAACGGATCTGCAGACACAAAAGAGGGACTATAGGCCGTCGGAGAAGAAATGTGAAGGATGGCAGTAAAACAGAGAACAAAATAAGTGAGCCAACCATTCTGTCAGATGCGTCTTTGGATGCACTGCTGACCATGTGGGAACCGCTGCCTAAACCTATGGCCCAGAACCAGTCAACAGACTTGCCATTTGATGCCAGTGATTATGAACAGTTCACTTTGCCAGACCTCCAAGACTATACCCCACTAATTCCTCTCAATCCTCAAACAAAGAGAAAATATGTCAAAAACCCCTTTTACCCCATAACAGCAGAATCATATGGGGCATATGCGATCATGATCATTTCAGTCATAATTTTCACTGTTGGAATAATTGGGAATATAGCAATCATGTGTATTGTGTGCCACAACTACTACATGAGAAGTATTTCAAATTCTCTTCTTGCCAATCTCGCCCTTTGGGATTTTGTTATCATCTTTTTCTGCCTGCCGATGGTGATATTCCATGAACTGACCAAGAATTGGCTGTTGGGGGAGTTCTCCTGTAAAATCATCCCCTATATTGAGGTAATGTCCACAAGCTATTGTGTTACTTGAGTGAGTGTTATGATTGGGTGTTGAAGTGGGGTCCCTGTTCAAAGTCTGCTGTCAATAACTCTCTCTTCCTTGTCACATCTACATTCTATTCTGCTTGGTATGTACTTCATACAACATGCAATGATCTGTGCGCAATTGTGtgcacagcctggtctcataaactagacataacatagtaaatgtaaatctgacaCAGCATTTagaatatgttacatttggtatggttacataaaacaGAAGGTTGCTTAAGGTAAAAAATAAAGGAGGGTGATTGGTTGGGCGTATAAGGCGAagatctagcaacccaaaggttgcgtgttcaaatcttATCATGGACAATTTGAGCTAATTAGCTACTTTTAACCACTTACTACAtttgagctactttgcaactagaatgttagctaacccttccccttcccctaaccGTAACACTTAacacaggtagcctagcggttaagagcgttgggccagtaaccgaaaggttgctgcttCGAAttcctgagccaactaggtgaaaaatctgtcgatgtgcccttgagcaaggcacttcatcctaattgctcctgtaagtcgctctgaataagagtgtctgctaaatgacaaaacattttaaaacacttttagctaaccctaaccttaaccctttaacctagctcttaaccctaacccctagcctacctaacattagccatctagctaacgttagcattagccacctagctaacgttagccacaaccaattagaattcgtaacatatcatatgttcgtaaattcgtaacatattgtacattttgcaaattcgtaacacatcaa is a window from the Coregonus clupeaformis isolate EN_2021a unplaced genomic scaffold, ASM2061545v1 scaf0073, whole genome shotgun sequence genome containing:
- the LOC121532038 gene encoding prosaposin receptor GPR37-like — protein: MLVLLLRLLCFSLCSEVVFTHIHGEKTKTHFTPRHEYAVANGNVHKTNSSQSWHSAYGRVVNEMDSKRVHTSTASSWDVVRSWVDKRNGTSFNMKRVMNERTIVRKSNSSNGTEYVTLLEDEESERRKVEKLDTEKHATMETRDGVYGHLTPSMRHKRGGHHHNEHKRICRHKRGTIGRRRRNVKDGSKTENKISEPTILSDASLDALLTMWEPLPKPMAQNQSTDLPFDASDYEQFTLPDLQDYTPLIPLNPQTKRKYVKNPFYPITAESYGAYAIMIISVIIFTVGIIGNIAIMCIVCHNYYMRSISNSLLANLALWDFVIIFFCLPMVIFHELTKNWLLGEFSCKIIPYIEVASLGVTTFTLCALCIDRFRAASNVQMYYEMIENCASTAAKLAVIWIGALLLALPELLIRQLVTEDGSPPDVTPCQRCVVRISTELPDTLYMLGLTYDGARLWWYFGCYFCLPTLFTIGSSLVTARKIRQAERACVRSNKKQIHLESQMNCTVVALAILYGFCIIPENICNIVTIYMAAGVPRRTLDILHLVSQLVLFCKSAVTPVLLFCLCQPFSRAFLDCCCCCCDECGPPRSSTTATTSEENEHECNTTDLELSPFSTIHREASSSYTTAGTHC